From Flavipsychrobacter sp., a single genomic window includes:
- a CDS encoding long-chain fatty acid--CoA ligase produces the protein MERLFDIVSARAKNNPEETLLAAKENGTWRKYSCKEVMDTANALTGGIISLGIANSDLTPEHQEKIAIIAPNRPEWIITDIAVQQTGAVLTPLYPTISTADMEYILTEADVHIVFIANEELYERFKPAFDNTASVKHVYSFDKVAGVPNWQELIDKGASPDDTVINKIKKDTLATIIYTSGTTGNPKGVMLTHDNIVSNVRDCVPIFTFVERGKPALSFLPLNHIFERMVSYIFMRVGVPIYYAESMDTIGDNLKEVKPFVFTTVPRLLEKVYEKIVAKGMELKGIKRALFFWALSLGDKYDNVNTGSWWYRFQLKIANKLIFSKWREALGNNVKAIVSGSAACQPRLIRVFTAAGIIIKEGYGLTETSPVISVNTYESEGRRIGTVGRVINNVSVKLAEDGEILCKGPNVMLGYYKQPELTKDVFTADGYLKTGDIGEWVEGSFLKITDRKKEIFKTSGGKYVAPQVVENKMKESPFIEQMIVIGANRKFVTALIVPSFININKWLTDHGQKAASNNNDLVNNATVIELIQKQIDKYNATLGHVEQVKKFTLLPNEWTVDGGELTPTIKIKRKQIQEKYAAQIEALYN, from the coding sequence ATGGAACGCCTTTTTGACATAGTATCAGCTAGAGCTAAAAACAACCCAGAAGAAACCCTTCTGGCAGCTAAAGAAAACGGAACATGGCGCAAGTATTCATGCAAGGAAGTAATGGATACTGCTAATGCTTTGACTGGTGGTATTATATCACTAGGCATTGCTAATAGCGACCTCACGCCTGAACATCAGGAAAAGATAGCTATTATTGCTCCTAACAGACCCGAATGGATCATTACTGATATTGCTGTACAACAAACAGGAGCCGTACTTACACCTCTATATCCTACCATCAGTACGGCAGATATGGAATACATACTTACAGAAGCAGATGTACATATTGTTTTTATAGCTAACGAAGAGCTATATGAGCGTTTTAAACCAGCGTTTGATAATACAGCTTCAGTAAAGCATGTTTATTCTTTTGATAAAGTAGCAGGAGTACCCAATTGGCAAGAATTAATAGACAAAGGTGCTTCTCCAGACGATACTGTCATTAACAAAATCAAGAAAGACACATTAGCCACCATTATATACACCTCGGGTACAACTGGTAACCCTAAAGGTGTAATGCTTACTCATGATAACATTGTAAGCAATGTAAGAGACTGTGTGCCTATTTTCACCTTTGTAGAACGAGGCAAACCTGCACTCAGCTTTCTGCCACTCAATCATATTTTTGAGCGTATGGTCTCTTATATATTTATGCGTGTGGGTGTACCTATCTACTACGCAGAAAGTATGGATACCATTGGAGACAACCTAAAAGAGGTTAAACCATTTGTATTTACAACAGTACCTCGCCTACTAGAAAAAGTATATGAGAAAATAGTAGCCAAGGGTATGGAATTAAAAGGCATTAAACGAGCTCTTTTCTTTTGGGCATTATCACTAGGCGACAAATACGACAATGTAAATACAGGCTCTTGGTGGTACCGTTTTCAATTAAAAATTGCCAACAAACTTATTTTCAGTAAATGGCGAGAGGCATTAGGCAACAATGTAAAAGCTATTGTATCGGGCTCAGCAGCTTGTCAGCCAAGACTTATACGTGTATTTACAGCAGCAGGCATTATTATAAAGGAAGGGTATGGACTAACAGAAACTTCTCCTGTTATCTCCGTTAATACATATGAATCAGAAGGCAGACGAATAGGCACAGTAGGGAGGGTGATCAACAATGTATCAGTTAAACTGGCGGAAGACGGTGAAATATTGTGTAAAGGTCCTAATGTTATGTTAGGCTATTACAAACAACCGGAATTAACTAAAGACGTGTTTACAGCCGATGGCTATTTAAAAACAGGAGACATAGGCGAATGGGTGGAAGGTAGTTTTTTAAAGATCACCGATAGGAAGAAGGAAATTTTTAAAACCTCAGGAGGAAAATATGTAGCACCACAAGTAGTGGAAAATAAAATGAAAGAAAGTCCTTTCATTGAGCAAATGATTGTAATAGGAGCTAACAGAAAATTTGTTACTGCGCTAATCGTTCCTTCATTTATCAATATCAATAAATGGTTAACGGATCATGGTCAAAAAGCTGCTTCCAATAACAACGACCTTGTAAATAACGCTACTGTTATAGAACTCATTCAAAAACAAATAGATAAATACAACGCTACGTTAGGTCATGTAGAACAAGTGAAGAAGTTCACCCTACTACCAAACGAATGGACGGTAGACGGTGGTGAACTTACCCCAACTATTAAAATCAAACGTAAGCAAATACAAGAAAAGTATGCAGCACAGATAGAAGCACTATACAATTAG
- a CDS encoding AraC family transcriptional regulator — translation MYRTDFCEINLLRELIASDMKWPNVIINATTRQEYRMDIKGTLSLFSSIKGEGYYCAGNNTVKVNEDTFYISNEEQCYGIDINESRNVETFNIHFSTHMLRSLLPTVLLKDEVLLDNPLKDAKETNFYNRLYWKDEFFRKTVAALQNYQARGELNDMLTEELLADLLTHLYSQQLGWRKGVSDLSVAKRSTKEEVLLRLTLATDYIHTYYAIPISLDKLAKVSCLSKYHFLRLFKEVYRTTPYQYIKSIRLDKAQQLLKGTNLPVAHISSSIGYEDISSFSRGFKEHYGYWPSSYRKLVQK, via the coding sequence ATGTATCGAACAGATTTTTGCGAGATCAATTTACTGCGAGAGCTTATTGCTTCTGATATGAAATGGCCTAATGTGATCATTAATGCCACTACTCGTCAAGAGTATCGGATGGATATAAAAGGTACTTTGTCTCTTTTCAGCAGTATCAAAGGAGAAGGTTATTACTGCGCTGGCAATAATACTGTAAAAGTAAACGAGGATACATTCTACATCAGTAATGAAGAACAATGCTATGGTATTGACATCAATGAAAGTAGAAATGTAGAAACTTTTAATATTCATTTCTCTACCCATATGTTGAGAAGTCTTCTACCAACGGTCTTATTAAAAGATGAGGTTCTCTTAGATAACCCTTTAAAGGATGCGAAAGAGACCAACTTTTATAATAGATTGTACTGGAAGGATGAGTTTTTTAGAAAAACAGTCGCTGCCTTACAAAACTATCAAGCTAGGGGTGAGCTCAATGATATGCTCACAGAAGAGTTGTTAGCTGATTTACTTACACATCTTTATAGTCAGCAGTTGGGGTGGAGAAAAGGAGTTAGCGACTTATCTGTTGCTAAAAGGTCTACCAAAGAGGAAGTATTATTAAGGCTGACATTAGCAACCGATTATATACACACTTATTATGCTATCCCAATCTCGTTAGATAAACTTGCTAAGGTTTCCTGCTTGTCTAAATATCATTTTTTACGATTGTTTAAAGAAGTATACAGAACAACACCATATCAGTATATAAAATCAATAAGGTTGGATAAGGCACAACAGTTATTGAAAGGGACTAATTTGCCTGTAGCTCATATTTCCAGTTCAATTGGTTATGAGGATATAAGCAGTTTTAGCAGAGGGTTTAAAGAGCATTACGGATACTGGCCAAGCAGCTATAGGAAGTTGGTTCAGAAATAG
- a CDS encoding DNA topoisomerase IV subunit B, producing the protein MATQNQYTEDSIKSLDWREHIRLRPGMYIGKLGDGTSVDDGIYILLKEVVDNCIDEYTMGHGKRVEISINQGTVTVRDYGRGIPLGKVVDVVSKINTGAKYDSKAFQKSVGLNGVGTKAVNALSGHFKVAAFRDGQMKEAEFEKGVLVQDPKPKKTDEPDGTLVIFTPDDTVFKNYRFQSEYIENQIWNYCYLNAGLQIKFNNRVYVSKNGLLDLLEKKTNTETNRYPIIHLKGEDIEVAITHTNDYGEDISSFVNGQHTTQGGTHQAAFREAYVKVIRDFYNKSYDATDIRQSISAAISVRVQEPVFESQTKTKLGSQYVYEGGPSMKVFVLDFLSKELDNFLHKNSATAEALKKRIEQSERERKELSGIRKLANERAKKANLHNKKLRDCRIHYNDDPPSKNKEEFIQKQNESTIFITEGDSASGSITKSRDVQTQAVFSLRGKPLNSFGLTKKVVYENEEFNLLQHALNIEEGLDGLRYNNIVIATDADVDGMHIRLLIMTFFLQFFPDLVKGGHVYILQTPLFRVRNKKETIYCYSDEERIEAIEKLGNKPEITRFKGLGEISPDEFAQFIGEDMRKDPVLLGQEMKIQELLKYYMGKNTPERQKDIIENLRVEKDLVEDMGV; encoded by the coding sequence ATGGCAACACAGAATCAGTATACAGAAGATAGTATTAAATCACTTGACTGGAGAGAACATATCCGTTTACGTCCGGGTATGTACATAGGAAAACTGGGTGATGGTACAAGTGTAGATGATGGTATATATATACTACTAAAAGAGGTAGTGGATAACTGTATTGATGAGTATACAATGGGGCATGGCAAGCGTGTCGAAATCAGTATCAACCAAGGTACGGTTACTGTAAGAGATTATGGTAGAGGTATACCTTTGGGAAAAGTTGTAGATGTAGTAAGTAAGATAAATACTGGTGCTAAATATGATAGTAAGGCCTTCCAGAAATCAGTAGGGCTTAACGGTGTAGGTACTAAGGCGGTGAATGCATTGAGTGGTCATTTCAAGGTAGCTGCTTTTCGTGATGGACAGATGAAAGAAGCTGAATTTGAGAAAGGAGTACTAGTACAAGACCCTAAGCCTAAAAAGACAGATGAACCAGATGGTACTCTGGTAATTTTCACGCCAGACGACACCGTATTTAAAAACTATCGCTTTCAAAGTGAATACATTGAAAACCAGATATGGAACTACTGTTATCTAAATGCTGGTTTACAAATCAAGTTCAACAACAGAGTATATGTTTCTAAGAATGGTCTTTTAGACCTACTGGAGAAGAAGACAAATACAGAGACCAATCGCTACCCTATTATTCACCTAAAGGGTGAAGATATAGAAGTTGCCATTACTCATACCAACGACTATGGTGAGGACATTTCTTCCTTTGTTAATGGCCAGCATACAACACAAGGTGGTACACACCAAGCTGCCTTTAGAGAAGCTTATGTAAAAGTTATACGCGACTTCTATAACAAAAGCTACGACGCGACGGATATAAGACAAAGTATTAGTGCTGCAATATCAGTAAGAGTACAAGAGCCTGTTTTTGAATCGCAAACAAAAACAAAATTAGGTTCACAATACGTTTATGAAGGCGGCCCTTCTATGAAAGTATTTGTGTTAGATTTTTTATCTAAAGAGTTGGATAACTTTTTGCACAAAAACTCAGCTACTGCCGAAGCGCTAAAGAAAAGGATAGAACAAAGTGAGCGAGAAAGGAAAGAACTTTCAGGCATAAGAAAACTGGCCAACGAAAGAGCTAAGAAAGCCAACTTACATAATAAAAAACTACGCGACTGTCGCATACATTATAATGACGACCCGCCTAGCAAGAACAAAGAAGAGTTTATACAAAAACAAAACGAAAGCACCATCTTCATTACGGAGGGGGACTCTGCAAGCGGTTCTATAACTAAAAGCAGAGATGTGCAAACGCAAGCCGTATTTAGCTTGAGAGGTAAACCACTGAATAGTTTTGGGCTTACTAAGAAAGTGGTCTATGAAAATGAAGAATTCAATCTTTTACAACACGCACTTAATATTGAAGAAGGACTAGACGGACTACGTTATAATAATATTGTTATAGCTACCGATGCCGATGTGGACGGTATGCATATTCGTCTATTGATCATGACATTCTTTTTACAGTTTTTCCCTGATCTAGTAAAAGGTGGGCATGTTTATATTTTACAAACACCTCTTTTCCGTGTCAGGAATAAGAAAGAGACCATATATTGCTACTCTGACGAAGAGCGTATAGAAGCCATTGAAAAGCTGGGCAACAAACCCGAGATAACACGATTTAAAGGTCTTGGTGAGATCAGCCCTGATGAGTTTGCTCAATTTATTGGAGAAGACATGAGGAAAGACCCAGTATTACTTGGTCAGGAAATGAAGATACAAGAGCTGCTGAAATACTACATGGGCAAAAACACGCCTGAACGTCAAAAGGACATTATTGAAAACTTAAGGGTAGAAAAAGATCTAGTAGAAGATATGGGTGTATAA
- the proS gene encoding proline--tRNA ligase, which produces MSDNLTSRKQDYSQWYNDLILKGGLAEYSAVRGCMVIRPYGFALWENMRDQLDKMFKETGHQNAYFPLFIPKSFLSKEADHVEGFAKECAVVTHYRLKNDPNGNGVIVDPDAKLEEELIVRPTSETIIWNTYKNWVQSYRDLPILVNQWANVVRWEMRTRLFLRTAEFLWQEGHTAHATKQEAIEETERMLDVYATFVEEYMALPVVKGVKTANERFAGAEDTYCIEAMMQDGKALQAGTSHFLGQNFAKAFDVKFADKDNNMEYVWATSWGVSTRLIGALVMAHSDDQGLVIPPKIAPIHVVIVPIMGKDPEAQQKVNDKANEIKKELLAKGIRVKYDDDETRRPGWKFAEHELKGVPVRIAIGARDLENDIVEVARRDTKEKNSVALEGLTDNIVALLDEIQANLYNRALAFREEKTTKVDTWDEFVNTLENKGGFVSAHWDGTSETEDEIKAKTKATIRCIPLDNEKEEGKCILTGKPSTQRVLFALAY; this is translated from the coding sequence ATGAGCGATAATTTAACATCTCGTAAACAGGATTACTCACAGTGGTATAATGACCTTATACTAAAAGGAGGATTAGCAGAATATTCAGCAGTAAGAGGCTGTATGGTAATAAGACCATACGGTTTTGCGCTATGGGAGAATATGCGTGACCAGTTAGACAAAATGTTTAAAGAGACGGGTCACCAGAATGCTTACTTCCCTTTATTCATACCTAAGAGCTTCTTAAGCAAAGAGGCAGACCATGTAGAGGGCTTTGCAAAGGAGTGTGCTGTAGTGACACACTATAGATTAAAGAATGATCCTAATGGAAATGGTGTCATAGTAGATCCAGATGCTAAGTTGGAAGAAGAACTGATCGTTCGTCCTACTTCAGAAACTATTATTTGGAATACCTATAAAAACTGGGTACAGTCCTATAGAGACTTGCCAATACTTGTGAACCAATGGGCCAACGTGGTGCGTTGGGAGATGCGTACTCGCTTATTCTTACGTACGGCGGAGTTTCTATGGCAAGAAGGACATACGGCACATGCTACCAAGCAGGAGGCTATAGAAGAGACAGAGAGAATGCTTGATGTCTATGCAACGTTTGTAGAAGAATATATGGCATTGCCTGTAGTAAAAGGCGTAAAAACGGCTAATGAACGTTTTGCAGGTGCGGAAGATACATATTGCATAGAGGCTATGATGCAAGATGGTAAGGCGCTACAAGCAGGTACGTCACACTTTCTAGGACAAAACTTTGCTAAAGCATTTGATGTAAAGTTTGCCGATAAGGATAATAACATGGAGTATGTATGGGCTACTTCATGGGGGGTATCTACAAGATTGATAGGTGCTTTGGTAATGGCACATAGCGATGACCAAGGTTTGGTAATACCTCCAAAAATTGCGCCTATACACGTTGTTATCGTGCCAATAATGGGTAAAGACCCAGAAGCGCAACAAAAAGTAAATGATAAGGCCAACGAGATAAAGAAAGAACTTTTAGCAAAAGGCATACGTGTGAAGTATGATGATGATGAAACCCGTAGGCCAGGGTGGAAGTTTGCAGAGCATGAGCTAAAAGGTGTGCCTGTAAGAATTGCTATTGGTGCCAGAGACCTGGAGAATGATATTGTTGAAGTAGCAAGAAGAGATACTAAAGAGAAGAATAGCGTAGCTTTAGAAGGTTTAACAGATAACATAGTTGCCCTTCTTGATGAAATTCAAGCTAATTTATATAATCGTGCTTTAGCATTCCGTGAAGAGAAAACTACGAAAGTGGACACTTGGGATGAGTTTGTAAACACCCTAGAAAATAAAGGAGGTTTTGTGTCAGCACATTGGGATGGTACTTCAGAAACAGAAGACGAAATAAAAGCAAAAACTAAGGCAACAATACGTTGTATTCCTCTTGATAATGAAAAGGAAGAAGGTAAATGTATCTTAACAGGAAAGCCTTCTACACAACGAGTCTTGTTTGCTTTAGCCTATTAA